The following is a genomic window from Tindallia californiensis.
AACTTAAAACCTCCCGTTGTTTTAATGACCACATTTTTATCATGTAACGGCATCGAAGCTCTCTGCTCAAGAATGGATAGTAAGGTGTTCAATTGTTCTTTCCGAAGACATTCTCCAATACGCGAGGGATAGGGCATAAATGTTTGGGAAACCAAACTTTCTATTTCAACAATCACCGGCCGGGTGCCTTCCTTGACAACCGTCAACGCGCTTCCTGAAACTTTTTCCTCCGTCGAACGCATGGTCATAAAGTACTCTGAAGGATTATCAATGGATACCATTCCGCCCTCTGTCATTGCAAAAAAACCCATTTCTCCAGTGCTGCCAAAACGATTTTTGGAGCAATATACTCCTCTTAGTTCTTCGCCTTTATCGCTATCAATAATAAGGACCGTATCTACTAAATGCTCTAGCGCCCGCATTCCTGCTAACTCATCTTCTTTTGTCATTTGACCAATGAGAATAACAGCTCGCTTACTGTCACTGTTTTTTGCCATTTTTTGGAGGACAGATGCACATTCCATTGTTTGCGTAGGCGAACCTGGTCGGGATTCTATGGATTCAAAAGCAAAGGTTTGAATGCTATCTATAATAACAAGCTGTGCATCAATTTTTTCAATCTGTTCAACAACATTTTCCATGCTATTGTCCGATAAAATCCAAAGATTCTCATCAATTTCTGGTAGAATTCTATTGGCACGGTTTTTTATCTGACTTTCGCTTTCTTCCCCTGATGCATACATTACTCGATATCCCTGATGAGCAGCATCATTTGCTATTTCTAAACTAAGTGTTGATTTACCGCCACCTGGGGGTGAGGTCATGATCAGAACTGAATCTTTCACCATCCCCCCTCCCATTACTCGATTAAACTCCGATATGCCCGTTACGATGCGATCTGAACGACTATCTTTAACCTCTTTTAATTTTTGTGCTTCTTTTGTTGTTTGAACTACCTGAAGCTTATTACCACTTCTGTTTTTCTTTACTTCTTTCTCTTCCATAGTATTCCACTGGAAGCAGGATGGGCATTGCCCATTCCATTTTGGTGTCTGATGATTGCATTCCGAACATTCAAAAATTATTTTTTTCTTCATTCTATCTCCTTAACCTGTTATTTTATGAGTAATTTTTTGTTTTGGATTTAAAGGTGAGTTTTTCATTGTCAAAATCTATGAACACTTGATGTCCTTCTTGTATTTCACCTTTTAATATTTCTTCTGTGATCTGGTCCTCTAACATTTTTTGAATGGTGCGCTTCAACGGCCTTGCTCCATAGTCTGGATCAAACCCTTGATGCCCAATATGCTTTTTCGCCTCCGCCGTTAATTCGATATGAATATTCATTTCTGTCAATCTCTTTGAAAGCTCTGTTATCATAAGCTCCACAATAGCTGAAATGTCCTTTTCATCCAAGCTATGAAAAACAATCAAATCATCTATTCTATTTAAGAATTCTGGCCGAAAAGTCTTTTTTAGGTCTTGCAGTATATTTTCTTTCATAAATTCATGCGCACTTTTTTCTTCTTGTTCTAAATTCGCCGCAAATCCAAGGGTTTTTTGCTTTCGAATATTATGGGCACCAACATTCGATGTCATAATAATAATGGTATTCTTAAAGCTAACTAACCTACCTCTTCCATCCGTTAATCTTCCATCATCCAGAATTTGCAGCAGTGCATTAAACACATCCGGATGAGCCTTTTCAATTTCATCAAAAAGAACTACCGAGTATGGCTTGCGACGTATTTTTTCAGTAAGTTGACCTCCTTCATCATATCCAACATAACCTGGTGGTGATCCGATTAGCTTTGAAACGGTATGTTTTTCCATGTATTCAGACATATCCACACGCACCATTGCATTTTCATCACCAAAGATAGCTTCCGCCAGTGCTCTGGACAGTTCTGTTTTCCCTACTCCTGTCGGTCCAAGAAAAATAAAAGAACCAATTGGTTTTTTGGGGTCTTTTAGACCAACACGCGCCCTTCTGATGGCTTTTGCGACAGATTCAATCGCTTCTTGTTGTCCAATGACACGTTCGTGCAAGACATTTTCTATATTGAGTAACCTTTCCGATTCATCTTCCTGAAGCTTTTGAACCGGTATACCTGTCCATTCCGATACAATATCAGCAACATTTTCTTCTGTTACAATGGGCTTTCGGCCTTCTTTTATTTGATACCATTCATTTTTCTCCAGATCCAGCTCTTCACGGACTTCTTTTTCTTGATCTCTTAGAATAGCCGCTCTTTCATAGTCTTGGATACTGATTGCCTCTTCCTTTTCCTTCAGCAGATTCTGCAATTTTTCTTCCAAATGTTTCAGGTCCAAAGGTTCCGTGATGGTTAGTAATCGAATCTTGGAAGCAGCTTCATCAATTAAGTCGATGGCTTTATCCGGAAGATATCGATCAGAAATATATCGGTGCGAGAGATTGACAGCACCTCTTAATGCCTCATCTGTAATCTTAACCCGATGATGAGCCTCATATCTGTCTCTAAGTCCTTCCAATATTGTAACTGAATCTACCAAGGATGGTTCTTCCACCAAAATGGGCATAAATCGTCTTTCTAATGCGGTATCTTTTTCGATATGTTTTTTGTATTCATCGATCGTAGTAGCTCCTATCGCTTGAATTTCGCCTCTCGCTAAAGATGGCTTCAATATATTAGAAGCGTCAATAGCACCTTCGGCCGCCCCTGCCCCAATAATCGTATGGATTTCATCAATAAAAAGAATGATCTGATTATTATGCCTTAATTCTTCCATGACTTTTTTTAACCGATCTTCAAATTCTCCTCTGTATTTTGCTCCCGCTACCATAGAAGCCAAATCAAGGGTAACAATCTGTTTATCCTTTAGGTTTTGGGGAACATTACTGCTAACAATCCGTTGTGCAAGGCCTTCTGCAATAGCTGTCTTTCCTACGCCGCTTTCACCAATCACACAAGGATTGTTTTTAGTTCTTCGACTTAAGATCTGTATGACTCGTTGTATTTCTCCATCTCTTCCTATGACCGGATCCATTTTTTCTTCTTTTGCCATTTGATTTAAGTTGCGGCTATATTGTTCTAAGATAGTTTTTTCTTTTTTTTCTGCTTGTATCCCTTTTTTATTACCACTTACAGGATGATGGTTATTAAGAAGTTTCAATACTTCTCCCCGGACTTTTTCGTTGCTAAGTCCCATTTCCGAAAGAATTTTAGCGCCAATTCCTTCTCCCTCTCTTACTAATCCCAGCAACAGATGCTCTGTCCCAATATAACTATGTCCAAGACTTCTGGCTTCTGCAAAACTCAGCTCAAAGATACGCTTAGTTCTGGGGGTAAACCCTAATAATTGGGCTTTTTGCTGACCTGGACCAACAATCCGCATGACACGTTCTTTTAAGGCCGCTGGTTTCACTCCCATTTTCTTCATTGCTTCAGCCGCTATTCCTTCCCCTTCTTGCATAAGTCCTAGTAACAAGTGTTCCGTACCTACGTAGTTATGACCAAATTGTTGAGCAAATTCTTGAGACAATAGAATCACTTTTTGTGCCCTTTCTGTAAACCTTTCATTCATAGCCATCATATTTCCTCCCTATGAAATTTCTCTATTTTAAAGTTTCTCTAATGAAAGCAGCTCTTTTCTGCTCTCTTTCTTTTTCTGTTAGTATAGTACCCGATTGTTTTTGTAAGTATGCCGGCTGAATCTGAGCCATTAGCTTATGCAAGTCGGATAATGAATAGGCTGAAATAACACCTAGCGAAGTTCCTAAGATGACATCTGATATTAAATGCATGGCTTCTTTTCTTTTTATCAGTTGGGCATACTTCAAAATACCAAGCGAACGAAATACACGATCTTCTAATTCTAATTTCTGATCACACAAAACACTCTTTCTGACGGCTCTTTCTCTATCAATCACTTTACCGGCAATGTCTTCTATATTTGTAACAATCTCTTGCTCTTTCACATTTAAGGTCACCTGATTTGATATTTGATAGAGATTTCCCAGGTATCCGCTTCCTTCTCCAAAAACGCCTCTTACGGTAAAGCCAAGCTGCCCTGCGGCTCGGATAAGATCTTCCAGGTACCCCATCATGGTTAGTGCCGGTAAATGCAACATGACAGAAACTCGCAATCCTGACCCTATATTAGTTGGACAAGCCGTTAAGTAACCTAGTCTTTCATCATAAGCATAGGGTAAATGTTTCCCAAGCCAGTCATCAATTCTATCAGCTTCTAAAAAAGCTTCCATCGGCTGTAGTCCTTTGCGCAAACATTGAATGCGTATGTGATCTTCTTCGTGAAGCATTAAACTGCAACCTTTTTGTTTGTTTATCAGCAATTCTCCTTTTTCTGTATTTTGAGCCAGCGCTGGGCTTATCATATGCTCTTCTACATAAAGCTGTCTTTCTATTTCATCGGTCTTTTTCATCCTTATGGTGTGAAATGTATTCTTGTAATCAGAATCGTTTTTTTCCAATGTTTTTTTTACTAGCTGCGATACTTCTTTTGCACCTTCAATGGTTATCCTTTGGGGAAAGTCATAGGGTGCTAAGTTTCTTGCAAACCTCACCCTGCTACTCATCACAATATCACCATGAGGACCTAATTCTGAGCTTAGAATGCTCATTCGGATTCCCCCTTTATTCCTGTCACCTTTTTCTCTAATAAAGCTATTTCATCCCTTAATTGGGCAGCTTCTTCATAGGCTTCGTCCTCAATTGCCTTTTTCAACTTATTTTGCAATGTATTGATATGTCTACGTAGACGGTGCATTCTTTCAAGTTTGACCGGTACTTTTCCTGTATGCTGACTTCCTCCATGAATTCTTTTAATTAAAGGTATTAGCATCCTTCGAAAAGCCTGATAACACTGAGAACACCCTAAGCGTCCTGATTCTTTGTATTCTCCATAGATTTGACCACATTGAAGGCATTTGCTTTGGTTACTTGCTTGTCCATCTTTCTTATTAGTATCCACTTGATCAAAGTAGTTTGACAGCAAGTTATGCACTGAAAAAGAAAAGGGGATTCCACCTTGATTTAATTCTGATGCACATATATCACATATATATTTTTCATTTTGTTGATGATTCACTGTTTCTTTTATATATACCGTCGCTTTTCTTTTTTTACAGTGTTGGCATTGCATGATCCTCCTCCTTTTACTTTTGATGAAGCAATACAGATATCATTCCTTTTAATAACTGGGCACGAAGCTGATCTCTGTTATTTAAGGGCGAGAGTAATGCCTGATCTTCCATCGCCGCTCTCATAATCATTGCTTCTCGTTCTGTAATATATTGTTGGTCTTTCAACGCATTAATGACACGATTTGCTTGAGTTTTGGTTATGACTTCACCGATTTCTTTCAATAATAAGTGATGTGCTGGCTGGCTATTTTCTGATTTAAGCATGGTTATTTTGATATGCCCACCGCCACCTCTTTGGCTTTCAATATAGTATCCATGTTGTACATTAAACCTGGTCATTAAAACATAATTTATTTGTGAAGGTGAACAGTCAAAATATTTAGCTACTTCGTTTCTCTGTATTTGAATCGTTCTGCCTTGATTTTGTTCTAATAATTCCTTAAAAAATTTTTCGATCACATCACTAACACTTGCCATCGATATCCCTCCACACCATCTTCATTGACTTTCTTTGACTTTAATTATATGATGGATTTTTTCTTTCGTCAAGTTGATCCTAAGATGCATCAGTTAACTTTTTCAATAAAAAAAACAGCCTTCTCACTTATCCAGAAGGCTGTTTTAAGAGTATCTCTCAAAAGTTGAAAATGTTTTTTCTAAGATTCTTTTTCTGCTTTCGCCGCTTTAGCCGCTTCAATCACCTTGTCGCTGATGGCTTGTGGCACTTCTTCATACCTGATGAATTCCATAGAAAACTCACCTCTTGCCTGTGTCATAGAGCGAAGATCAATGGCATACTTAAACATTTCTGACTGAGGTGCCTCGGCGGTTACTTTTTGATAGCCATCATCCTGAGGATCCATTCCAAGAATTCGACCACGACGTTTGTTCAAGTCGCCCATAATGTCACCCATGTTTTCTTCCGGTACTCTAACTTCTACTTTTGCAATCGGCTCTAATAAAACTGGGTTAGCTTCTTCCAATCCTTTCTTAAAAGCCATCGACGCCGCAATTTTAAATGCCATTTCCGATGAGTCTACATCATGATAGGAACCATCATAAAGGGTCGCCTTTATATTCACTACTGGATAACCTGCCAAAACACCCACTTCTTTCGCTTCCATTAACCCTTTTTCAACAGCCGGGATATAGGCTTTTGGAACAGCTCCTCCAAAAATAACTTCTTCAAACTCAAATGGTTCTGAACTTGGTTCGAACTTCATCTTCACATCTCCATATTGCCCACGACCACCAGATTGTTTTTTATGCTTACCTTGTACATCTGCTTTCCCTTTAATCGTTTCACGATAAGGCACAATCGGATCGCTCAGTTCCACTTCTACCCCATATTTCGCTTTTAATTTACTGGTAATCACTTTAATATGCAGTTCTCCCTGTCCTCTTATTAAAGTTTGCTTTGTTTCTGCATTTCGCGTAAAGTAGAATGAAGGATCTTCCTCCGAAAGCTTTACTAGTCCGGCACTTATCTTTTCTTCATCACCACGACTTTTAGGTTCTATCGCCAAGTACAGTTGCGGTTCCATAAAATCAATATCACTATACTTAACTGGATTTGCCGGATCGCAAAGAGTATCTCCTGTTTTAGTATGTTGTAACTTCGCAACGGCGGCTATATCTCCTGCTTTTACTTCTTTCGTCTCTTCTTGATGTTTTCCTCTTAGAAAGAACAAAGAACCTATTTTCTCTTTTTCATTTTTACTGCTGTTCAATACTTCCGCATCGGCTTTTAAGCTTCCTGAAATTACTTTAACGAGCGAAATTTTCCCTATAAATGGATCGGCAATTGTTTTGAATACCTGTGCTGAAAATGGTTCTTTCGGATCCAGAGACCGTTCTACTTCCGAATCATCTTTTGGATTAATACCGGTTTTAGGCGGCATATCTTGAGGTGACGGCGAAAAATCGCATATCATATCCATTAAGGTATGAATACCGACATTTTTAGTAAAGGAAGCGCATACCACCGGAATGATATCTCCTGTTAAAACTCCCTTTCTTAATCCCTTTTGGATCTCTTCTTCTGTAAAGGCTTCCCCTTCAAAATATTTTTCAAGTAAGGCTTCATCACTTTCCGCTACCGATTCCATTAGTAGTTCTCTTATTTCGGAGGCTTGATCTTCATATTCCTGTGGGATTGGAATTTCTTTACAACTATTACCATCATATTCCCGCGCCATCATTTTGACAACGTTTACATTCCCTACAAAACTCTCTTCCTTGCCTATTGGTATCTGAAAAGGAGCTATCCTCTTTCCAAATTTTTCTCTCAGATCAGCAATGATTTTTTCATAATCAACATTTTCCCGATCCATTTTATTAATCGCTATAAACGTTGGAATTCGCTTAGCTGCTGCAAAGTCCCATGCTTTTTCAGTTCCTACTTCAATGCCACTTGTAGCATCTATCAGTATAACCGCTCCTCCAGCCGCTTTCATAGCACCTTGAACTTCACCAATAAAATCAAAATATCCAGGTGTATCAATATAATTAATTTTATATCCATTCCATTCTACCGGAATAACAGAAGCGTTAATTGATGTTTTACGATTAATTTCTTCTTTATCAAAATCTGAATACGTGTTTCCGTCTTCCACCTTACCAATTCTTTTTGACACGCCAGTGGAGTACAACGCAGCTTCTGTTAGAGTTGTTTTTCCACTTCCACCATGTCCTAACAGTGCTATGTTTCTGATTTTTTCAGCTTCGTAAACTTTCATCGTTATTTCCTCCTGTCTGTTAAGATTATTTCCATCAATAACATATTCGATATGAATATTCAAACTCCTTCTTTTTGTTTGAATATTTTACTTAAATTTTAGTTAAAGAATGATACAACGAAAAAACCTCCCTTTCATCATCGATACAGATTCCTCTGTCTCTGATTATCTGTCAGGAGGTCCTTTCTATGGCTCACTTATCTAATGGGACATACGCCGTTTTCGCAACTCTCATCCCCAATATCTTGCATGAATTTGGGATTTTCGTATTTGCTTAATAGGGATGCAACAAAGGGTTTCATCTTAGCTGATTTTTCTTCGTATTCTTCTTTATCAATGCTCTCATATGGCATTAGTTGATAAAAACTTTCACTTAACGAAAGGAAACTTACTGCCACCACTTCGTCCCAATTGTTCCACATCCATTCTTCTACTGCTTCCCACTCATGATCTCTAACATGAACCGTAATAGACGCATTATGATCTACGTAATACTTCATAAACATTTTGTAATTTTCCAGCTGTTCAATAGCTCCTACGTCGTATTTTGTTTTTCCTTCCGGTGCTTTTACAGGAAACTCCACCACTTTCGTCGTGCATTTGTCCTCTGTTTGTCCAACTTCCGGATATACGTTATACCCCAGTTCTTCGCACACTTTCACCAGTGGATCCTGTGCACTTACTCGGATCCTTCTCAAATAGTAAGGCGAATGTGAGTAATGAATTCCCGAAGACACGGTTGGAAGTTGACTTAAGGTTCCTTCCGGTTTTACCGTAGTGACGAGCAGCGGTCTGTTTTCTCCAATTTCATCGGCATAAGCATCTACCGTTTTCCGAGCTACTTCTCTTAACGCTTTTAATAGACGAATTTGTTCTTCCCGGTCCATATTTAGTGCGTTTACCATATCCTGCCACCCTGTCAGCGAGCAGCCGACCAACTTGTCTCGCCTTTGCACAGCATCCCATCCAGGCAATTCCAATTCAACGCATGTCATTCGATAAGCCGCTCGGACAGAAAGCTTCTGGGCTTCTAGCAATTCATCCCAGTCCAAAGATCCTTCTTGATTAACAAATGCGTACACATTGATAGTCGTAAGGTTGCATACGCCCCGAGAGTCAAGTAGTATTTCTCCGCAAGGGTTTACACCATTGAGATTTTCTCTTCTTTTCGAAGCTGCTTTTGCATTGATAAATCCAGGCTCTCCAGAAAAACGCATCTTCCTCATCATCCAATGCAAGGTTTCTCTATCTGGCTTTTCTTCATAATATATAGAGTTATTGCTCATTTGTCTATGAATAAGGTCTTTATCTACAATCCATTGGCCATCAATATTTTTGTAAAGCGACTCTTTTGCTGTGATACTGTCATGATCTTGAGGATCTAGTAATACCATTTCAGCTGTACGCCTTACACCACCAACTACCACATTTTCGCCAATAATATTGATAATATCAAGCATGTCCACTGGCTGTAATTGTACTCGATTCTCACTTTCTGACCAACCACGTTTGCGCATAACATAATCTATTTTGGCAAACATATTTTTAAGACTGGTATGTCCGCTAGCTGTTCCACCAAAGGTTTTGAGTTTTTCACCTTCCGGTCTTACATGATCATAGTCCACCACAATGGTTTTAATGTTTTTATATTCACTGTTCGATAGCAGCTGAAAAAAATGATCTAAAGACTGAGTCCATCCTTCTTTGCTATCACCAACAGTTATTTTCACTGTATTATTGTGCATAAATTGAATGCTTGTATTATCTTCCCTTAAAGAAGGAGGAACAGGCATATAGTCTTTGTGAATCAACTCGTAATCACAACGAACTTTAGGAATAGAAGCTACATCGGAATAAAGGATACGAGCACCTACTCCGCTCCCAAGCATTAGCAGGTAAAATAATTCTTTTAATGCACTTAATGAGTTCACAATAATAAAGGCACAGTTGTAATTTGACATAGGATAATTTTTGGCAACATCGGTGTTACCAACCCAAAATGTACGACCTGATAAAAATTGCTTTAACCGAAAGATGTTATCGTACAATTTCTCCGCTTCTTCTTTGGTTGTCTGTACCAGGCTTGTATTGTAATCAACAGCTCTGCGTACGGTTTCCCACCAATACTCTCTTCTATTTTCTTCCTGCAGCCACCTAGAATAGGTACGATAATATACAAAAGAACCCAACTGCGCCATCGGGTTTGGCATATGTTTATACCGACTAACAAATTCATCCCGTATCATTTTATAATCTGACTCCATACGTAATGCGCGGGACTTATTACGTTCATTACGGTAAATGATATAATTTTTCGCAACATCTTTTCGACTGCTATCCATTAAATAATACTCTACCCAGTCTTGGATCGTTTCTACATGAACTGGCTCTTTCTCCAAGGTTAGCGATTCCTCCACATTTCTTGCAATCGATTCGCTTAATGCATCGTCAATACCACCTTTTGTTTCTGCCATTGCTTTTTGTATCGCATTGCTGATTTTAACTCTTTCAAATGTCATCAGCCTGCCATCACGTTTTTGGATTTTCACTTCTTTTCCTCCTTAAAGTAGACAATAAAAAACAACATATAGTATAATAACTTGTTTCACAATAAGTATTATACCATATATTGTTGGACCTAAACATTTTATTCTTTTTATCGTTAAAAGAATGGAGCATTTTCAGGATGACTTCGAAGCGCATCCCATGTATAGTTATTACTTGCATTCCACAAAAGCCATTCCCTTGCACCAGCATCATAGGTAGCTTCAATCTG
Proteins encoded in this region:
- the radA gene encoding DNA repair protein RadA, producing the protein MKKKIIFECSECNHQTPKWNGQCPSCFQWNTMEEKEVKKNRSGNKLQVVQTTKEAQKLKEVKDSRSDRIVTGISEFNRVMGGGMVKDSVLIMTSPPGGGKSTLSLEIANDAAHQGYRVMYASGEESESQIKNRANRILPEIDENLWILSDNSMENVVEQIEKIDAQLVIIDSIQTFAFESIESRPGSPTQTMECASVLQKMAKNSDSKRAVILIGQMTKEDELAGMRALEHLVDTVLIIDSDKGEELRGVYCSKNRFGSTGEMGFFAMTEGGMVSIDNPSEYFMTMRSTEEKVSGSALTVVKEGTRPVIVEIESLVSQTFMPYPSRIGECLRKEQLNTLLSILEQRASMPLHDKNVVIKTTGGFKLREAAVNLAIIMSTVSSILDQGIANDVAFIADVGLTGELKRIPSMESRIRELNRMGFKKVYIAQNSITDTIRVEGLEIIESKALIDVVKKVFGPKA
- a CDS encoding ATP-dependent Clp protease ATP-binding subunit; translation: MAMNERFTERAQKVILLSQEFAQQFGHNYVGTEHLLLGLMQEGEGIAAEAMKKMGVKPAALKERVMRIVGPGQQKAQLLGFTPRTKRIFELSFAEARSLGHSYIGTEHLLLGLVREGEGIGAKILSEMGLSNEKVRGEVLKLLNNHHPVSGNKKGIQAEKKEKTILEQYSRNLNQMAKEEKMDPVIGRDGEIQRVIQILSRRTKNNPCVIGESGVGKTAIAEGLAQRIVSSNVPQNLKDKQIVTLDLASMVAGAKYRGEFEDRLKKVMEELRHNNQIILFIDEIHTIIGAGAAEGAIDASNILKPSLARGEIQAIGATTIDEYKKHIEKDTALERRFMPILVEEPSLVDSVTILEGLRDRYEAHHRVKITDEALRGAVNLSHRYISDRYLPDKAIDLIDEAASKIRLLTITEPLDLKHLEEKLQNLLKEKEEAISIQDYERAAILRDQEKEVREELDLEKNEWYQIKEGRKPIVTEENVADIVSEWTGIPVQKLQEDESERLLNIENVLHERVIGQQEAIESVAKAIRRARVGLKDPKKPIGSFIFLGPTGVGKTELSRALAEAIFGDENAMVRVDMSEYMEKHTVSKLIGSPPGYVGYDEGGQLTEKIRRKPYSVVLFDEIEKAHPDVFNALLQILDDGRLTDGRGRLVSFKNTIIIMTSNVGAHNIRKQKTLGFAANLEQEEKSAHEFMKENILQDLKKTFRPEFLNRIDDLIVFHSLDEKDISAIVELMITELSKRLTEMNIHIELTAEAKKHIGHQGFDPDYGARPLKRTIQKMLEDQITEEILKGEIQEGHQVFIDFDNEKLTFKSKTKNYS
- the fusA gene encoding elongation factor G, which encodes MKVYEAEKIRNIALLGHGGSGKTTLTEAALYSTGVSKRIGKVEDGNTYSDFDKEEINRKTSINASVIPVEWNGYKINYIDTPGYFDFIGEVQGAMKAAGGAVILIDATSGIEVGTEKAWDFAAAKRIPTFIAINKMDRENVDYEKIIADLREKFGKRIAPFQIPIGKEESFVGNVNVVKMMAREYDGNSCKEIPIPQEYEDQASEIRELLMESVAESDEALLEKYFEGEAFTEEEIQKGLRKGVLTGDIIPVVCASFTKNVGIHTLMDMICDFSPSPQDMPPKTGINPKDDSEVERSLDPKEPFSAQVFKTIADPFIGKISLVKVISGSLKADAEVLNSSKNEKEKIGSLFFLRGKHQEETKEVKAGDIAAVAKLQHTKTGDTLCDPANPVKYSDIDFMEPQLYLAIEPKSRGDEEKISAGLVKLSEEDPSFYFTRNAETKQTLIRGQGELHIKVITSKLKAKYGVEVELSDPIVPYRETIKGKADVQGKHKKQSGGRGQYGDVKMKFEPSSEPFEFEEVIFGGAVPKAYIPAVEKGLMEAKEVGVLAGYPVVNIKATLYDGSYHDVDSSEMAFKIAASMAFKKGLEEANPVLLEPIAKVEVRVPEENMGDIMGDLNKRRGRILGMDPQDDGYQKVTAEAPQSEMFKYAIDLRSMTQARGEFSMEFIRYEEVPQAISDKVIEAAKAAKAEKES
- a CDS encoding protein arginine kinase, with amino-acid sequence MSILSSELGPHGDIVMSSRVRFARNLAPYDFPQRITIEGAKEVSQLVKKTLEKNDSDYKNTFHTIRMKKTDEIERQLYVEEHMISPALAQNTEKGELLINKQKGCSLMLHEEDHIRIQCLRKGLQPMEAFLEADRIDDWLGKHLPYAYDERLGYLTACPTNIGSGLRVSVMLHLPALTMMGYLEDLIRAAGQLGFTVRGVFGEGSGYLGNLYQISNQVTLNVKEQEIVTNIEDIAGKVIDRERAVRKSVLCDQKLELEDRVFRSLGILKYAQLIKRKEAMHLISDVILGTSLGVISAYSLSDLHKLMAQIQPAYLQKQSGTILTEKEREQKRAAFIRETLK
- a CDS encoding CtsR family transcriptional regulator, whose product is MASVSDVIEKFFKELLEQNQGRTIQIQRNEVAKYFDCSPSQINYVLMTRFNVQHGYYIESQRGGGGHIKITMLKSENSQPAHHLLLKEIGEVITKTQANRVINALKDQQYITEREAMIMRAAMEDQALLSPLNNRDQLRAQLLKGMISVLLHQK
- a CDS encoding UvrB/UvrC motif-containing protein, with amino-acid sequence MQCQHCKKRKATVYIKETVNHQQNEKYICDICASELNQGGIPFSFSVHNLLSNYFDQVDTNKKDGQASNQSKCLQCGQIYGEYKESGRLGCSQCYQAFRRMLIPLIKRIHGGSQHTGKVPVKLERMHRLRRHINTLQNKLKKAIEDEAYEEAAQLRDEIALLEKKVTGIKGESE
- the nrdJ gene encoding ribonucleoside-triphosphate reductase, adenosylcobalamin-dependent, which codes for MKIQKRDGRLMTFERVKISNAIQKAMAETKGGIDDALSESIARNVEESLTLEKEPVHVETIQDWVEYYLMDSSRKDVAKNYIIYRNERNKSRALRMESDYKMIRDEFVSRYKHMPNPMAQLGSFVYYRTYSRWLQEENRREYWWETVRRAVDYNTSLVQTTKEEAEKLYDNIFRLKQFLSGRTFWVGNTDVAKNYPMSNYNCAFIIVNSLSALKELFYLLMLGSGVGARILYSDVASIPKVRCDYELIHKDYMPVPPSLREDNTSIQFMHNNTVKITVGDSKEGWTQSLDHFFQLLSNSEYKNIKTIVVDYDHVRPEGEKLKTFGGTASGHTSLKNMFAKIDYVMRKRGWSESENRVQLQPVDMLDIINIIGENVVVGGVRRTAEMVLLDPQDHDSITAKESLYKNIDGQWIVDKDLIHRQMSNNSIYYEEKPDRETLHWMMRKMRFSGEPGFINAKAASKRRENLNGVNPCGEILLDSRGVCNLTTINVYAFVNQEGSLDWDELLEAQKLSVRAAYRMTCVELELPGWDAVQRRDKLVGCSLTGWQDMVNALNMDREEQIRLLKALREVARKTVDAYADEIGENRPLLVTTVKPEGTLSQLPTVSSGIHYSHSPYYLRRIRVSAQDPLVKVCEELGYNVYPEVGQTEDKCTTKVVEFPVKAPEGKTKYDVGAIEQLENYKMFMKYYVDHNASITVHVRDHEWEAVEEWMWNNWDEVVAVSFLSLSESFYQLMPYESIDKEEYEEKSAKMKPFVASLLSKYENPKFMQDIGDESCENGVCPIR